From Nocardia sp. NBC_00416:
TCCATCTCGGCCGTTCGCGGCATGCCCAAGACCATGACGAGCTACGCCGCGAGTAAAGCCGGGGTGGCCGCGATGGCCGAGGGCATCGCGGCCGAGCGGGTTCCCGGGGTGGACGTCTCGATCATCTTCCCGGGCTATATCGCCTCGGAGATGAACGATAAGGCCGCCCATCCGCCCACCTTCCTGGTCGATACGGAGACCGGGGTTCGTTCGATGGTGTCGGCGATCGAGAAGCGCCGGTTCAAGGCGTACACCCCGGCGTGGCCGTGGGTCCCGCTGGCCTACGCCATGAAGGTGTTGCCGCTGTCGATCGTGCGCAGGCTCGCCGGTATGTGATCGCGCCCGGGATCGAGCGGCTCGGATCGCCGCGCGCCGGGCCTCGTACTCGGCCAGGACCGCGTGGCCCGGTCGATACGGGCGATCGAACGGATCAGAACTTCGGTGTCCCGCCCACCACCCCGCCGTCCTCCAGCGCCGTGATATCGGCTGCGCTGTATCCGAGTTCGGTCAGCACCGCGTGGTTGTCCTGCCCGAGTAGCGGTGCGTGGACACGGTGGTATTTGCCGGGGCCGGCGGAGAAACGGGCCGCCACCGTACTGTGGCGGGCGGCCGGGTTGACCGGGTGTTCGACCGGTTCGAAGAATCCGCGATGGCCGAGCTGGGGGATCTCGGCCTGACGATGCGGTTGCAGAACCTCGGCGACCGGGATCCCGGCGCCCCAGAGCCGATCCACGATCTCCCCGGCCGCGCGCTGGGCGAACCAGGCCGTAAGGTGTTCGTCGATCTCGTCGTGCGCGGCCCGTCGGCCCGCGACGGTGCGCAGCCGGGACCCCGCCGCCCACTCGGGAGCCCCCAGGACCTCGACGAGGGCCGCCCACTGGTCGTCGGTGGTGACGGCGAGCGCGATCCAGGTGTCGGGCCGGCCGAATTCGTCGAGCCCGGCGGCGCGGTACAGGTTCTGCGGCGCGGCGTGCGGCCCCCGATTGCCGGTGCGTTCGAGCAGCGCGCCATAGGCCGAGTATTCGATGACCTGCTCGGCCGTGATGTTCAGTGCGGCATCGACCATGGCCGCCTCCACCAGCATGCCCTCCCCGGTGCGGCGACGGTGTTCGAGGGCGAGCAGCAGGGCGACCAGTGCGTGCACCCCGGCGTTCGGGTCGCCGAGGCTGTAGGGCTCGACCGGGTTCTGGTCCGGATACCCGGTGCGTGTGGTGAGACCGGAGGCGTCCTCGATCACATAGGCGAAGGCCGGATTGTCGCGCCACGGGCCGTCGAGACCGAACCCCGGCATCCTGACCATGATCGCGTCCGGGCGCAGGGTGCGGACAGTGTCGTAATCCAGGCCCAGTTGTTCGACGACGCGCGGGGTGTAGTTCTCCACGACGACATCGCAGGAGGCGACCAGCCGCCGCAGGATCTCGCGCCCCGGCGCGCCACGGAAATCGACGGTGATACCGCGTTTGTTCGTATTGAGACCGGAGAAGATCCCGGATTTCTCCCACCACCGGTCCTCGTCGAGCGGTACCCCCGCGATCAGCCGGGTGCCGTCGGGGCGCTGCGCCGATTCGACATGGATCACGTCCGCGCCCTGCAGGGCCAGGAAATGGGTGCAGGAGGGGCCCGCCCAGAAGGTCGTCATATCGAGCACCCGCAGCCCCTGGAACGGGAGCGGTTGCGCGGACCCGGTGGGAGCCTGCCGATCGCGGCGATCCGGTGCGGCGGAGTGCCGTCGGCCGCGGTAGTGGTCGGTGTGCTCGCCGAGCCGGGGCGCTGGTTCGGGATCGCGTAGTACGGCGGGGACGGTCCGGAACGGTGGCCCGGGCTGGACGAAACCGTCGCGCGGATTCACAGTGAAGAAGTCGCGGGCACGGTGCTGATCCAGTTCGGTGACATTCGCACCGTCGGCCACGGGACTGTTCGGGATGCGGAAAGCCGTGGCCAGATCGCGGATCTCGGCCACCTTGTGCGCGGCGAACCACGCGGCGATCTCGCCGGCCTTCTCGTTCGCGCGTTCGGTGATGGCCGGAGTGGGGTCTTCGTCGATCCATTCCGGATGCCCGACCATGACGCACAGATCGAACCATTGCTGGGCGGTGCCGCACCCGACCGCGATCAGTCCGTCGGCGGCCGTCGCGACACCGGGGCGGCTCAGCCGCCGTTGGGTGCGGAACGGACGGTTCACGGTGTCGTAGAAGGACACCGGGTAGTAGGACAGGCCCAGGATCTGAGTTTCCAGAACCGACAGATCGACGAGTTCACCGGTCCCTGTCGTCAGCGTCCGGTGCCGGGCGGTGAGCGTGCTCGCCGCCGCGTGAGCCCCGGCGAACCACTCGCCGACGTCACCGCCGATGTGCAGGGGTGCACGGTCGGGAGCGCCCCGGCCCAGGCCGACTATCCCGCCCGACCAGGCCTGCAGGGTGAACTCGGTGGCCGGTCGTCCAGCCCAGGGGCCGTCGAGGCCGAACGGCGTGATCGCGGTGACGACGAGATGCGGATGGCGGTCGCGCAGTACGGCGGGACTGTACTCCGGGAGGTCGGCGGGGCCGGGTCCGGGCGACCACACCACCGCGTCGGCCTCGGCGAGCAGGCGGTCGAGCAACTCCCGGTCCGCGGTCAGCGCCGGATCGGTCACGATGCTGTGCTTGGTTCCGCCGAGGAAGGCGAACAGTGCGCCGTCCGAACCGGATTCGATGACCGCACCCGATGCCGACCAGCGCCGCAGCGGATTGCCGCCCGGCGGTTCGGCGGCGATCACCCGGGCCCCGGCGTCGGCGAGGAGTTTGGTGCAGTAGGCGCCGGCGATCCCACTCGACAGATCGACCACGACGTAATCCGCCAGGGGCGGCCCCGCCGGGAAACCATGCCGGCCCGCGGCCCGATTCGCTGTCATCACTGTCTCGACTCCTCTGCGGAACACCCCGGATGCGGCGACTCCGGGCGGTGGGCGGCCCCTGGAGACCACGCTGCACCCGCACTGTGGTGCGGGTGCAGCACACCGGCACGCCCGGGCCGGTGTGGTCGAACCCCCTGCGGAACGCGGTGGTGCCCGCTATTCCTTCTTCTTGCGGCCCGATTTGCTCAATCGGAAATCCGGTGGGAACCGGTTGTCGTTGTCCTTGACCGAGTTGTTCAGGCCGTCGTCGAAGGCGTTGTCCAGCATCAGATCGTTGTCGTCGGCGTGGATATGGCCGCCCATCGATTCGAAGAAGCCGCTGAGCAGGCTGCCCATGTACTCGCCCTGCTGCTGTTTCATGATCTCGAAGAAGACCTTCTGCATGAACACGGTGTCCGTCGGCCGGTTACGGGCGCACGCCAGGGCGTACTTATCGGTCTCGGCCTCCAGTTCGTCGCGGGTGACGACGCTGTTGAGGAAGTTGCAGTCGGCCATCTCCGCCGCCGTGAACGCCCGGCCGGTGAACACCATCTCCTGGAATTTGCGCAACCCCATCGTCTGGGCCCAGGTCCACATGCGCGGGCCCCAGCCGTAATAGCGGAACGAGGGGTGCCCGAACAGCGCATCGTCGGAGGAGATCACCAGATCGGCGTCCGCGGCCTGGT
This genomic window contains:
- a CDS encoding enoyl-CoA hydratase/isomerase family protein, producing the protein MTARTPAGDAEGAERAPGREQPSAEEIIRYTKDPATRIATVTFDRPDQLNAPTMAARLRYGDLIHRASIDDDVKVLVIRGAGDDFGSGADLGEFMAVQNDPDQGPRLSEYKIGPDEVRYPPKESFRHGASISQWYANAQAGCRSLQEFKKISIVEVKGYCYGWHFYQAADADLVISSDDALFGHPSFRYYGWGPRMWTWAQTMGLRKFQEMVFTGRAFTAAEMADCNFLNSVVTRDELEAETDKYALACARNRPTDTVFMQKVFFEIMKQQQGEYMGSLLSGFFESMGGHIHADDNDLMLDNAFDDGLNNSVKDNDNRFPPDFRLSKSGRKKKE
- a CDS encoding CaiB/BaiF CoA transferase family protein codes for the protein MTANRAAGRHGFPAGPPLADYVVVDLSSGIAGAYCTKLLADAGARVIAAEPPGGNPLRRWSASGAVIESGSDGALFAFLGGTKHSIVTDPALTADRELLDRLLAEADAVVWSPGPGPADLPEYSPAVLRDRHPHLVVTAITPFGLDGPWAGRPATEFTLQAWSGGIVGLGRGAPDRAPLHIGGDVGEWFAGAHAAASTLTARHRTLTTGTGELVDLSVLETQILGLSYYPVSFYDTVNRPFRTQRRLSRPGVATAADGLIAVGCGTAQQWFDLCVMVGHPEWIDEDPTPAITERANEKAGEIAAWFAAHKVAEIRDLATAFRIPNSPVADGANVTELDQHRARDFFTVNPRDGFVQPGPPFRTVPAVLRDPEPAPRLGEHTDHYRGRRHSAAPDRRDRQAPTGSAQPLPFQGLRVLDMTTFWAGPSCTHFLALQGADVIHVESAQRPDGTRLIAGVPLDEDRWWEKSGIFSGLNTNKRGITVDFRGAPGREILRRLVASCDVVVENYTPRVVEQLGLDYDTVRTLRPDAIMVRMPGFGLDGPWRDNPAFAYVIEDASGLTTRTGYPDQNPVEPYSLGDPNAGVHALVALLLALEHRRRTGEGMLVEAAMVDAALNITAEQVIEYSAYGALLERTGNRGPHAAPQNLYRAAGLDEFGRPDTWIALAVTTDDQWAALVEVLGAPEWAAGSRLRTVAGRRAAHDEIDEHLTAWFAQRAAGEIVDRLWGAGIPVAEVLQPHRQAEIPQLGHRGFFEPVEHPVNPAARHSTVAARFSAGPGKYHRVHAPLLGQDNHAVLTELGYSAADITALEDGGVVGGTPKF